Genomic segment of Halostella limicola:
GTACACCGTCGAACCCGACGTCGGCGTCCTCGACGAGGAGGAACCGACCGACGAGGAACCCGTCGAGAACGACACCGACGGCCTCGCCGAAGAAGAGACCCCCGAGAGCGACGCCGATAACGAGTCAAACGTCACTCTCGACGAGGAAGCGCCCGCTACCGCCGACGGCAACGAGTCGAACGACACCGAGACCGACGGCGGCATCCTCAACGACGCGGCCGACAACGAGACCGACACTAACGAATCGACCGCCTCCGTCGCGGCGTAGCCACACGCCGCTGACGGTCTTTCGCGGTTCCGACGCGGAGAAACGCCCGTGGACGGTGACGCCTCTCGGGAAGGCTACTGTCGGAGTCGAGGAAAGCCAAGGGCCGGATTTGAACCGGCGGTGGGCGGCTCTGCAGGCCGCTGCGTTCGGCCGGACTCTGCCACCTTGGCGCAGTTCGTACTAACTGCGTCCGCCGCTTAAGCCTAGCGTTTCGTTCTGCCGGTTCGCCATTGTTTGGTAGGTAGTGCCGCGGTATGATACCACACTAGAACTCCTTTAGCACAGCGCCTTTACCGCTCACAGCGTTCGATGCGGGTAGAACCGCGCGATCCGCGGTACCGAATATCAATGAACGAACCTATCGCCGAGACCACCGACCGTTCGATGCCCGACCGGCCCGACCTCGACCAGTACGTCAGTTACTCGGACGACGGCGACACCGTCATCTGCGACCGGGAGAACCCGAGCGCCTGGGTCAGGTCGGACGATCTTCGGCCGGTCGAAC
This window contains:
- a CDS encoding DUF7331 family protein, which translates into the protein MNEPIAETTDRSMPDRPDLDQYVSYSDDGDTVICDRENPSAWVRSDDLRPVER